The Chryseobacterium geocarposphaerae genome has a window encoding:
- a CDS encoding glycosyltransferase family 4 protein, giving the protein MQSFELFLVGKGISIFYVKIGLGFLFSFLITFFSIPTIIKISRRKNLMDEPGIRSSHLRKIPNLGGAAIFYSIGVCASIFAYELFELYKFLFASLVILLYVGIMDDIVVMRAYKKLIAQIVVSSLIVIGSDIRIRSLFGICGIYEINYYVSVVFSILTFIVLINAFNLIDGIDGLAGGYSLICSALFGISYYRLGEYNYPLVVFSAVIVGSVLAFLYYNLSNYRATKIFMGDTGSMLLGFLLAFTSICFIDIFIDKTDPAVPRYHLPAAPAVAVAILILPIVDTLNVMIVRLINGKSLFKADKNHIHHKLLRLGLTHRRSTFYIISYYLFIIIIANYLRHINVGLLLIIVLCLGFIGAYLPNFVYYLRNNVKK; this is encoded by the coding sequence ATGCAGAGTTTTGAGCTGTTCTTAGTGGGAAAAGGAATTTCTATTTTTTACGTAAAAATAGGGTTAGGTTTCTTGTTTTCTTTTTTAATTACTTTTTTTTCCATTCCTACCATCATAAAAATTTCCAGAAGAAAAAATTTAATGGACGAACCGGGAATCAGGAGTTCTCACCTGAGAAAGATTCCGAACCTTGGAGGAGCTGCTATATTTTATTCTATCGGAGTCTGTGCCTCTATTTTTGCTTATGAGCTTTTCGAGCTTTATAAGTTTTTATTTGCATCACTGGTTATACTGCTTTATGTTGGGATTATGGATGATATTGTAGTAATGAGGGCTTATAAGAAACTCATTGCACAAATTGTGGTGTCATCATTGATTGTGATCGGGTCGGATATAAGAATCAGAAGCCTTTTCGGGATTTGTGGTATTTATGAAATTAACTACTATGTGAGTGTAGTTTTCAGTATACTTACATTTATTGTGCTCATTAATGCATTCAACCTGATTGACGGAATTGATGGGCTGGCCGGAGGCTATTCCCTGATATGCAGTGCTCTATTCGGAATCAGTTATTATCGGCTGGGAGAATATAATTATCCTTTGGTTGTTTTTTCTGCTGTCATTGTGGGGTCAGTTTTGGCATTTTTATATTATAATCTATCCAATTACAGGGCTACCAAGATATTTATGGGAGATACAGGATCTATGCTGTTAGGATTTCTGCTTGCATTTACCAGTATTTGCTTTATAGATATTTTTATTGATAAGACAGATCCTGCTGTACCTCGTTATCATCTGCCTGCAGCTCCTGCTGTGGCTGTTGCAATTCTTATTTTACCCATTGTAGATACTCTAAACGTTATGATTGTAAGGCTGATTAATGGGAAATCTCTGTTTAAGGCTGATAAAAACCATATCCACCATAAGCTTTTAAGACTTGGTCTTACCCACAGAAGATCTACTTTTTATATTATTTCTTACTATCTTTTCATAATAATTATTGCAAATTACCTAAGACATATCAATGTAGGCCTGTTGTTGATTATTGTTTTGTGTTTAGGGTTTATTGGTGCATATTTACCAAATTTTGTATACTATTTAAGAAATAATGTAAAGAAATAG
- a CDS encoding polysaccharide biosynthesis/export family protein: protein MKNYKNLFLLLLAFVMTSCITTKEVRYMQPNESLVINEEGLVPYNIPVYRITKNDILNLNIITTPKGDAAQFYSTYNTSGGVNSGQVANNAMTSINNTNGRNGGNLNFYFNGLKVDSKGDINVFGIGYIKAEGRTIEEVTQEIQLKVNENFQDGKSEVRLNTDGITYYILGDVETTGITGEKVAHKNTLTITEALAMNGGLNRTVDRKTIVIHRKLPEGIKIAKIDLTREDVMNSPYYYVQNGDEIYLNTRAKSLNGFGKDPIQTITTGVSLLTTALSIYLLIKTL from the coding sequence ATGAAGAATTATAAAAATTTATTCCTTTTGTTACTGGCTTTTGTTATGACATCTTGTATCACTACAAAAGAAGTACGATATATGCAGCCCAATGAAAGTTTGGTTATTAATGAAGAAGGGCTTGTTCCATACAATATACCGGTATATCGAATTACCAAAAACGATATCCTTAATTTGAACATTATTACAACTCCCAAAGGAGATGCTGCTCAGTTTTACTCAACGTATAATACATCGGGAGGAGTGAATTCCGGGCAGGTTGCAAATAATGCAATGACAAGCATCAATAACACTAATGGAAGAAATGGAGGTAACCTGAATTTCTATTTTAATGGTCTTAAAGTAGATTCAAAGGGCGACATCAATGTGTTTGGAATAGGTTATATTAAAGCTGAAGGAAGAACTATTGAAGAAGTAACTCAGGAAATCCAGCTGAAGGTAAATGAAAACTTCCAGGATGGAAAATCTGAAGTGCGTTTAAATACGGACGGTATTACCTATTATATTCTTGGAGATGTAGAAACTACAGGAATTACAGGAGAAAAAGTGGCCCATAAAAATACACTTACCATTACAGAAGCTCTGGCGATGAATGGTGGTCTTAACAGAACGGTTGACAGAAAAACTATTGTGATTCATAGAAAACTTCCGGAGGGAATCAAGATTGCTAAAATAGATCTTACCCGTGAAGATGTCATGAATTCACCTTATTATTACGTTCAGAATGGTGATGAAATTTATCTGAATACAAGAGCGAAAAGCCTGAATGGTTTTGGAAAAGACCCTATACAGACTATAACAACAGGGGTTTCTCTTCTTACGACAGCTTTGTCTATCTACTTACTTATAAAAACACTGTAA